CCTTTGGCATTCGTCAGAGTCATCTTGTTCCGCTCGACAGAAACCGTGAGACTTACAGACCCCAGGCTCCCTATCTCGAGCTGCAATTCTTTTCCGCCGATCACTTTATATTTTGTGTTGATGGTAATGGGGCCATCTGTCAACTGCATCATCCCCTCACCCGTAAACTCCATCACTTCCGTTCCATCGACTTTTTGCCACTTGCCCAGCAAGTCCCAGGTAGGCTTCAGCGTGCACGATGCGAGCAACAGTGCGAAACACATAAACAGACACAATCGAAATGCCTTCATAATTCTCCTCCATTTTTACTGTTGATGATTGGAACATTGCCTCAATACAAAACTGCCTGCAAAACCTGGCTGCGAATCATTGAGAACTATTCCAATTTTTCTACTATTTTTAATTGGGTCTGTCCATTGCCAATTTTAAATAAGGAATGGTCAATGGGCCGATTTGTCCATTCTCGGCTCATGAGGTTGAGTCTGTTCGTCAGTTCCTCGATGTTCTGTTGTTTTATTGCGACGGACTCGAACAGCTGACGATATCCTGTACATCCTCTAAAAATGAAGGTCTGAAGTTTGCGTGCGTTCCATCAGGCGTTCTCGCAAAGAGGCTCCATAGGGCCAGTAATTCTCATTTTGGATGGTCCTATGGTCCTCATGACGCCGTCGCTTTCAACATCTCCCTTGATCCCCCTTCAAAGGGGGATTTTATCCCAGGAATTCCCCCCTCGAGGGGGAGGCAGGAGGTAGTTTTTTCAAAATGAGAATTGCTGGCTACAGGGTTGCACGGGTTGACAGACACGGTTTGCTCTGTTAGCCTTACAAAGCTTTACGGTACAATATTGTGGCAAAAGAAGGGCATTTTCGATACGCTGAGGTATCATTGACAGGGAACCGGTCCAGGTTTTGTTGTAGAGGGTACGGTATCTTTCGATTGCATCTATTGTATCGCAGAGGGATTATGCAGGGGATGTTTTTCTCCGAGGCTTTCAGAACCGCCCGAACATAAAGCTCATGGTAGAGTACATTCTTAAAATACTTGGCTTCAAAGGGATAAGTCTTTTATCGGACTCTGACTGAGGTGAAATGAATGAGCTAGAAAAATCAAATAGTTATTTGATGTTATAAGATAATCTTCATATTAGCTTGTTTCTTGTTTTATTGCCTCGTATTTCGCCCCGATACACCATCGAAGGGAACTGAAGGAAAAGCGAATTGCCCCATAGGGCCTTCCTTGTTTCTTTGCGTGCTTTCCTTTCAAGGCAACGATACGCCGTTATTTTTCCCTCTTGTGAAGCCATCATCTGCCACAGCTGATTCGGCTACTTGTGGCCTCCCCGTCATCATCGTTTTTAAGAAGGCTCAGAAGAATGCTTGCGCCAGGGTGATGAGATGACGGCGGTACCAATGGTGTGAGTGGCTCCCAAAAGGGGTCGTTTTAATTTTTAAATATATCAAACCCAAAAAGGAGAATGAATGGACGAGAGAAAAATCCTGGGACTGACCAAAACCTGCTTTGCCATCTTTATGGGTACGTTCTTCCTGTTCACGATGTGGCCTGGATTTTGCCACTCGGCTGCCGAGAAGCCCATCCGTTTTGCAGATCTCAGTTGGGATAGTGCTCAACTCCACAATCGCATCGCAGGTTTTATCGTCAAACACGGTTATGGTTTTCCAGTGGAATACATACCGGGTGAAACCATTCCGCTGGTTGCAAGCCTAGCGCGTGGGGATGTCGACGTGGATATGGAATCCTGGACTGAAAATATTCAGGAAATATACGATAAAGGGATCAAGTCCGGGTCTCTGGTGGATCTTGGAAGCAATTTCCCGGACAACTGGCAGGGCTGGCTGGTGCCTACCTATGTGATCAAAGGCGATCCCGCCCGGGGGATCAAGCCCATGGCTCCCGACCTGAAATCTGTGAAAGATCTTCCCAAATATTGGGAGATTTTCAAGGATCCCGAAGAGCCGACCAAGGGACGTTTTTATAATGCCATTGCCGGTTGGGGTGTTACTGAACTGAACGAAAAGAAGCTTGCAGCCTATGGACTCGAAAAATGCTTCACCAACTTCGTTTCCGGTTCCGATGCGGCCCTTGTGGGGTCCATAGTGGGCGCCATCAAGAAAGGCGAGCCATGGGTAGGGTATTACTGGTCTCCTACGTGGGTTCTCGGCAAATACGACATGACCCCTCTGGAGGAGCCTCTTTACGACAAGAAGGTTTGGGATGAAACCAAAGCCTGCGCTTTTCCCTCTGTTCACGTCAATATCCTCGTCAACAAGAGTCTATTGACCCGCGCACCTGGTGTGGTGGATTTTTTAAAAAATTATGAAACCACCAACGACCTGAACAACGAAGCCCTGGCATATATGGAAGATCACAAAGCGAGCACGGATGATGCGGCCGTATGGTTCCTCAAGGAAAAAAAACATGTCTGGACGGCATGGGTCCCGGAGGATGTAGCTAAGTACTGAAAATTGTAAATACGTGGCCATTTCTTTTTAGGAACAGCTTCCAGCCGTGACAGCAACCGGCAACCGCACACCTTGTCGCGGCAGGATGCCGCTCCAACAAACGTATGGATAAACGGCTGCGTAATTACGAAGATCAGTACTAAGAAAGTCAAAGCTGCGCTGAAATAGGCCCATGTGATGGATCGGATTTCATTGAAACGTGTCATTCTTCCATGAAAAGGTCCCCGTTGCTCATGTGCAAGTGACGGGAGCCTTTCTCGCTTCCGATAGCATCCTAAATAGTTGAAAACTTAAATATGGCTCTATTCGTTTTGCGTTTTGATGCGTCGAAGCAAAAATCACAATATTATAAGTAACTTAAAAAATTTGACTTGATATTATCGGGTCTTATCTGGACCACGGAGACATGGAGAACACAGAGATTTCATTTGAAAGTCTTTCTCTGTGCCTGTGTGCTTAATGTGAAAATATTAAAGTAAAATCAATATATTATTTTAATGAATATGGGGAAAATATTGAATACTCAAAAAGAACAAACTCTTTCCGGACCGGAATGTCTGGAGGTGAAAAACTTATGGAAGATATTTGGTCCCAAAGCGAAAAACCTTCTCAAATCGGATTTGCGGAATGTGCCTAAAGAAGAAATTCTGGAAAAAACGGGTTGCGTTCTGGCCCTTCGAGACATTTCCTTCAGGATCGAACCTGGTGAATTTTTTGTTATTATGGGACTTTCCGGCAGCGGGAAGTCGACTTTGATCCGCTGCATTCTTAGGCTGATCGAACCCACAGCGGGCAGCATCATCATTCATGGGGATGATATCTGCAAATACGATAAGGAAAAGCTCACACACATGCGTCGGTACACCACGAGCATGGTTTTTCAGCATTTTGGGCTTCTGCCTCATTATAATGTCCTGGATAATGCCGCGTATGGCCTCAAGGTGAGAGGCATGTCCAAGGAAGAGCGCTACGCCAAGGCGGAGCAAGCCCTCGAAACGGTGGGGCTCAAAGGATGGGAGAGCTACTATCCGGGATCTCTCAGTGGCGGAATGCAGCAACGTGTGGGGCTTGCCCGGTCCCTGGCGACGGACCCCGAAATCCTCATCATGGATGAACCTTTCAGTGGTCTGGATCCCTTGATTCGGCGCCAGATGCAGGACGAACTGGTGGAAATTCAGGAAAAGGTGAAAAAAACCATCATCTTCGTGACCCATGATCTCTATGAAGCTTTGAAGCTCGGTTCACACATTGCCATCATGCGAAACGGGGAGGTGATCCAAATTGGAACGCCTGAGGAAGTCTTCACGGAGCCAGCAGATGATTATGTGCGTGATTTCGTGCAAGAAGCATCTCCTGCGAAGGTGTTGACCGCTGGAAAGATTATGAAAGAGCCCGGCGTTCTCCTCTACGAATGGCAAGGTCCCAAGGCTGCCCGCCACATGATCAATGTCAGTGAACATGATTATGCTTTTGTTGTGACGAAACATCACGAACTGCTGGGAATTGCCACCTTTGACGGGATGAACGCGTTGATCAGAAAGGGTTCCGGTTCCATAAGAGAAGCACTGGTGACGGATTTACCCACCTGTGGTCCGAATACGCTTTTGGAAGATCTGTTCCCCCTGGCGCCTTTGAGTCCTTATCCCCTCGCTGTGACTGATGAAAAGGGAAAATTTCTTGGGCAGATACGCAATCGGACTATCATTGAGAGCATGATCCGGGATAGGGAGGAGGTGGTCAATGATTGAATTTCCGACCGACCTTCAAATCCCGCTGGCAAAATGGGTCGATCAATTGATGGATTGGATGTTGGCCCACTTTGGTGGTGTGTTCGACGTTTTTGGGAAAGTCATGCTTTTTGTGTTGGTCCACATAGATCGATTTTTCCTCTGGATTCCATGGCCCGTGGTCGTGCTGTGCGTTGGCGCCCTGGGCTGGAAAGCGCTGGGGAAATGGTGGCACGGTTTGATCCTGGCAAGTCTTTTGTTGGTCATAGGAAACTTTGGTTACTGGCAGCTTGCCATGATGACACTTTCCATCGTTACGGCATCCGTGGTCATTTCTTTGGTGATTGGTGTGCCCATGGGGATTCTCATGGCTTGGAGTGATTGGGTGGAGTCTTTGTTGAGGCCATTGTTGGATGCCATGCAGACCATGCCCAGTTTTGTCTACCTCATTCCGGCCCTGATGTTTTTCGGTTTGGGAAAGGTTCCAGCCGTCTTCGCTACGATCATTTACGCCATGCCGCCCGTGATTCGGCTTACCGACGTGGGGATCCGACAGGTTCCCAAAAGTGTCGTCGAAGCGGCAGAGGCTTTTGGTTCGAGCCCGAGGCAGATCCTCTTCAATGTGCAGCTTCCCCTTGCGCGCCCGTCCATCATGGTCGGCATCAATCAGACGACAATGATGGCACTTTCCATGGTGGTTGTGGCATCCATGATCGGTGCCCGCGGACTGGGGCTCGAGGTGTTGCTTTCCATCAACCGTATCCAGGTGGGGCGAGGGTTTGAGGCTGGGCTCAGCATTGTATTTCTTGCCATTATCATCGATCGGATCACTCATGCCATGGCGACGAAAAATCGGATCAAATGAGCGGGATTCGATTTCTGGTCGCTTTGTCCATGCTTCTTCGTTCAATGTGTTCTCTTTAAACCGGTTGATGTGTGTTTTGTCCTGCTGACCATGTTGAGCCGTTTTTTTCAGGGTGGCCTGTCGGTCGCCCTTTCAGTTTGATTTACTGAAAAAAAGCGGAGTAAAAAGAGAGTCGCTGAAATGATTGAATCAGCGACTTGGGAGTTTACCTCCTCAATGGAATCGGCTATTTTAATTATTTACATCAATTGGACGATTAAACCATTTTGCGGGACAAAAAGTAAAATAATATGGAACAGATAAGGAATTTCAGCATCATTGCCCACATTGACCATGGGAAGTCCACACTAGCGGATCGCCTGATCCAGCAGGCCGGGATGGTGAGCGAAAGACAGTTCCGGGATCAGCTCCTCGATACGATGGATATCGAGAGGGAGAGAGGTATCACGATCAAGAGCCAGACCATCTCTTTGCCTTACAAAAGCAAGAGCGGAGAAGTCTTTGAGTTGAATCTCATCGACACTCCGGGGCATGTGGATTTTTCCTATGAGGTTTCACGCGCTCTTGCTTCGTGCGAAGGGGTGTTGCTCCTGGTGGATGCTTCCCAGGGCGTGGAAGCCCAGACCCTGGCCAACCTGTATGCCGCCATGGAACACGATTTGACCATCATTCCCGTGATCAACAAGATCGATCTTCCTTCCGCCGATATCGAAATGGCCAAGGAGCAGATCGAGACGGAACTTGGACTGGATTCAGAGCATGCCGTCCTCTGTTCGGCCAAGGAAGGTTTGGGCATCGAGGACGTCTTCGAGGCTATCGTGAGTCGCATTCCTGCCCCTTCCGGGAGTCCCGAGAAGCCGCTCTCCGCTCTCATCTTCGACGCTCATTACGATTCTTTCAGGGGGATCATCGTCAGTTGCCGTATATTCGACGGACGAGTGCGACAGGGAGATGTCATACGTTTCATGTCCAACGGAGCGACCTACCGGGTGGAAGAGGTGGGTGTGTTCCGACTCACGAGAGAGCCCAGGAGCGAGTTGAGGGCGGGCGAGGTAGGTTACATCATCTCGGGAGTGAAGACATTGAGCGATACGCGGGTGGGAGATACGATCACTCTGGACAAGAATCCCATCTCCAAGCCTCTGCCCGGGTTCCGCGAGGTCAAACCGGTTGTTTTTTCCTCCATTTATCCCATTTCTTCCGACGACTACCCGTCCCTCGTGGATGCCCTGGAAAAATATAAACTGAACGACGCCGCCCTAGTCTATGAAAAGGATTCCTCCGTCGCGCTCGGCCAGGGTTTCCGCTGCGGATTTCTGGGGCTGCTTCACCTGGAAATCGTCCAGGAACGTCTGGAACGTGAATTCGATCAGTCCATCATCATGACGGTTCCCAGTGTGCAGTACCGCTTCACACTGACTGATGGCAGCGTTGTCGTGGTGGATAACCCTCAATACTATCCGGACCCTCTCAGGATCAAAAAATCGGAAGAACCCTTCATCAAGGCCAGCATCATGATCCCCGAGCGCTACATGGGGGCTGTCATGAAGCTCTGCATGGAAAAGCGCGGAACCAATCCCCGGTTCAGTTATCCCACGCCGGGGCGCATAGAGATCCTTTTCGACATGCCCCTGTCTGAAGTCGTTTTCGATTTTTACGACAAGCTCAAAACCATCACCCAAGGATACGGGTCTTTTGATTACGAAATGATCGATTATCGTGAGGGGGAGCTGGTCAAGCTCGACATCCTGGTAAATGGCGAAAAGGTGGATGCCCTCTCCATGCTGGTTCACAAAGAACGGGCGAGAGAATGGGGTGTACAGGTTTGCGACCGGTTGAAGGAAGAAATTCCCAAGCACCAGTTCAAGATCGCCATCCAGGGGGCCGTGGGGGGCAAGATCATCTCCCGTTCCACCATCTCCCCGTTCAGGAAGGACGTTACCGCCAAATGTTATGGTGGAGATATTTCACGCAAGCGCAAATTACTTGAAAAACAGAAAGCGGGTAAGAAACGCATGAAAATGGTCGGATCCGTCATGATTCCCCAGAGTGCTTTCGTGGCGGTACTGAAGACAAAAGATGAATAAATCCCATCGGCCCGGCCTTTACATTCATGTTCCCTTCTGCCGGACCAAATGCCCTTACTGCGATTTCTATTCCGTGACTTCCGGGGAACATCATACGGGGGCTTGGCTCAAAGCCCTCGAACAGGAAGTTCAATTCTATCAAAACCGGTTTGCCGCTTTCGACAGCATCTATATCGGAGGCGGTACTCCCAGTCTTCTCAACCGGGAGGAAATCTCCGGGTTGATGGACTGTCTTTCCGGCCGTTTCCGTTTTTTCTCCGACACGGAAGTCACCCTGGAAGCGAACCCTGATGACATTACACCTGAAAAGCTGTCGCTCTACCGCCGGATAGGGATCAATCGCATCAGCCTCGGAGTGCAATCCTTCCAGGAAAATGAAGTCGCTTTCATGCAGCGGCGGCATACGGCGAAGGAGGCCGAACGCGCCTTGGAATTCATCCGTTCGGCGGGTTTCACGAACATTGGAATCGACCTCATTTATGGCTTCGAGGGACAGACCGAATCCGGGTGGATTCAGACCCTGGAACGGGCGCTCCGATTCAGGCCGGAACACCTTTCCTGCTACCAGATGACCATTGAAGAGGGGACCCCCTTCGGAAAAATGAAAGCGGAAGGGAAACTCCGTTCCCTGGGGGAGGAAGAGGAGGGCCGTTTTTTTTCTCTGACATCCAGTTTCCTGAAAGAGCGTGGCTACATTCACTACGAAATTTCCAATTTTGCAAGGGGCCCAGAATACTTCTCCCGCCACAACCAAAAATACTGGAATCACACCCCTTATCTCGGCCTGGGGCCCGCGGCCCATTCCTTTCAGAACGGTGTCCGATGGTGGAACGTGAGATCTTTGCAAGCTTACTGTCAAATGCTTGCACGGAAAAAAACGCCTGTGGAGGACCGAGAAGTGCTCACCCGGGAACAGCTCAGACTGGAGGCGCTCTACCTGGGATTCAGGACAGAGGAAGGGGTGGACTTTGACATTGTCCGGGAGTTTCCCGGTGCGGAAGGTGTTCTTGCGGAGCTGGAAAAATCCGGGCTGATCGTGTTGAAAAAAGGGAGAGTGGCACCCACCCAGCAGGGTTTCCTGGTGGCTGACAGCCTTCCGATCCTTTTTGTTTCTTAATTTTGTCAGATATTCAAGACAACTGCACTCGAATTTATGAAATCAAGTTTCCGTTTGCATCTTATTATCCACACTCGAACGTCAAATGGAGGCTTGATCCTGGTATCGTTTCGCAGACGAAAACCATGAAAAATGCCGGAATATTGCCCTAAAAGAAAACCTGGTTAATTTCATTGTGTAATACTTGGTTGCCGCCTGAACGGTTTTTTGAAGTGAGCTCTCCATGGGGTGAGATGGGGTAGCCCAGGTGTCAGGGTATTTTACGTAAAAATTTTCATTATCTCATACTTGTCAAGGAAACACGCGACATGACACATAAGACATTTGAAGATGCTGAAGAAATCAAGATATGCCAGGGAGATATCGATTATCAGGGCATTGTCAAGCACATCAACGACGGCGTCTTGATCATAAGAGAGGGGAAAATTGTATTTGCAAACAACGCTTTTTACGAGATGTCGCAAAGAGGGCCGGAAGAGGTCATCGGGTCGGATTTCTCTGAATATGTATTCGCCGCGGACTGGGATAGAGTAAAAAAATACTGCAGAGACCGCCTCTTCACGGAAAACCTCTCGGATACCATCGAATTCCGCATGCCACAACGGGATGGTGTAGCGATCATCGAGATGAAGGTGAGTGTTGTAGAGTGTGGAGGGGCCCCCGCAATACTCGGCGCATTGACGGATATCACCGAGAGACGCAAAACCCGGCTCGAACTGCAACGGATCAAGGAACGTCTCGAAAGCATCATCCAATCTATGACGGAAGTCGTGGTCTCACTTTCGCCCAGGGATTTCTCTATTCTTGCCATAAACCCTGCGGCTGAAGCCCTTTACGGGATACCGGTCAGGGATTTTGTGAGTGGGGAGCACCATATCCTGGAATTCGTTCATTCCAGTGATGTCGACCGGGTAAATCGATTTTTCAGGAATCTGCCTGAAGCCGAGTTCGATGAACTGCAGTACAGGATCATCAGCAGAAACAGACAGGTCAAATGGGTCGTCGATGAAGGCCATGTCGTTTACTCGGACAAAGGGACCATACGACGCATCGACCATGTCATCAGGGATATCACCGACGAAAAAAAAGCAATTGATGCCCTCAGGCTGAGCGAAGAAAAATACAGGGATTTTTTTGAATCGACTACCGATATGGCCTTTACCATCACGCCGGAAGGGGATTTCATTGAGATAAACGAAGCGGGTCTGAAGCTCCTCGGTCTTGAAAACATGGAAGAGGCGTATGAAACCAACATCAAAAATTTCTATGTGGATGTCTCCGAGCGAGAGGAACTCGTCAGAGAAATATACGGGAAAGGCCATGTCGAAGGCCATCAGGTGAAATTCAAGAACAAGGCCGGAGATATCATCGAGGTGGCGGTCACAGCGCGTGCGAAAATCGATGAATCGGGGCGACATATCTACCATGAGGGCATCGTGCACAATGTGACGAAAGCGTTGGAGGATCAGAGGAACAGGGTGCTCCGCAACGCTGCGGGAGGCATGTGCCATCACCTCAATACGCATCTCATGCAGCTGTACGGCTCGAACGATGCGCTCCGTGAAGAGATCGAATCCCTGGACGTGCTCATCGAGAGGCTTGCCGAAGGGGAAAATCCTCAAATGGTTGTCAGACTGATGAAGGGGATCATGAAGGATATCCACCGATACAGCAAGGGTATAGACGGCGCCTATAAGAAAATCTCGGAAGTGACCACAGCGTTCAACAAGGCCTTCCGCTATAAGGAAGAAACCTATCTGACCAGTACGATCCTCGATATCTTCAAGGCATACGGATACGAAGAAGATGGTTCAAAGTGATGTTTGCGGTCCCTTCACCCCCCTTTGTAAAAAGGGGGGTGAAGCATGATCTTGTTTTGGAGCGGTCCAACCCCTTATCCCGGGGCCTAGACGACTCCCTTCTCCTTCAACGCATTCAATTTCGTATTACCTATTCCCAGATATTTCTGATAAATGAATTCATTGTCGGCTCCAATGGGCCGGCATACCCACTTGATTCGACCCGGAGTCTTGGACATGGCTTTCAACGACGAGTTCTGGACCAGAACCTCGCCGTAGTAGGGGTCATGTGTGGTCAGAAAAGTCTTTCTGCACTCCCAGTGTTCCCTTTCCAATACTTCCTTGGGGGATTCCATCCTGCCTGTAGCGACCGTACCTTTCCTGTCCGGTCTCTTCATGTATGACGTTATGATTCTCATCATCTCATCGGTCGTGTAATTTTTGGTGAATTTCTCGATTTCGTGCTGAATCTTGGGCTGATTCTCCGGATTCAGCCGGTCTTTGATGGTGGGAAACTGTTCCTGCAGGCCCGGGCGATCCATGATTTCACACAGAGCGGCCCAGTTCGGGTCGGTGAAGCCGGAGATGAAGGTATACCCGTCTTTGCATTCGACGTAGGTATAGGGAAATACGGCATAGTCGTAGTTGCCGGCTCTCGGCATCTGCTTTTGCGCCATATGGTAATATTGCATGACATAATTGGACATGGAAAGCATTCCCTCAGAAGGGGAGCAATCCACCATTTGTCCCTTGCCCGTGCGTCTCTTGTGGAACATGGCCAAGAGGATACCGAAGCCAGCCCAGCCTCCACCGGCATACCAGCCCATCCAGTTGCCCTGTTTGAGGGGTCTTTTGTACGCATCGGGCACTTCCGGGTCGAGATCCGGTTCGCCCGTGATGGACATGATGATACCGCGTGCCTGATTGGTGATGTCATAGTCCGGCTGATTGCCGTACTTTTCAACGTCTTTTCCGAACTGTCCATAAACGTAGATGGGGCAGTAGATCAATCCTGGATTTGTCTCTCGAAGTTGCCGGTACCCGATGCCCAATCCATCCAGGTAACCGGGTTTGAATGTCTCGATGAGAACGTCGGCTTTATTGGCCAGTTTACGGAAGATTTCCTTTCCCTCTTCCGTATTGAGGTCAAGGGTGACATGAAACTTGTTTCTTCCTTCCACCATATACCCCAGGCCCGTATCCTTGATCATCATGCCGTAAGGGGTCATTTTTCTGGCTATATCACCGCCGGGGGGTTCGATGCGAATGACTTCTGCTCCCAACTCTGAAAGCATGGATGAGGCAAAGAGTCCGGCAAAGCTGCCGTAGCTCGCATCGATAACAAGCATGTCATCCAGGGCTTCCGGTTTATGAAAGATATCTTCGGGGTTCGTTGCATCATGAGCCCACCTGGCATATTCTTCGCTCGCCGCCATACCGATGATTTTTTCGTCTTCCATATCCATATCTTTTTCTCTCCTAACGAGTTTTAGCCAAGCTTGATGCCCTTTTTACCATCCCAGTCTGGTGGAGGACAGTGCGAACGGATTTTAGGATTCCACTTGAAAATGACCCCTTCCTCCTCGAGACTCTTGATCTTGTCCGTAGTGAATCCCAAAAGTGTTTTCAACACGTAGTCGTTGTCGAAGCCCAGCGGACGGCAACTCCATTTGACTTTGCTCGGTGTTTCACTCAACCTGGGAGGATAACAATCTTGAACCATATCTCCATATAATGGGTCATCGTATTGCTGTATGGTTCCCCGTTCCCTGAAGTGTTCGCTGTGATAGGCGTCTTTTGCTTCCAAAACCCTGGTGGCGGCAAAACCATATTGGTTGCCGAGGGCTTCCACTTCTTCGACCTTTTTGGTCTTTACCCATGCGGCGATGGTGCTGAGCAGTTCCCTGGCGTTTTCATCCCTCAGCCGATCCAGAGGTTCAGCGTATTTTTCGAAAAGAGCCGTATTGCCCATGGCCTGGCAAAGGCCTTGAAATTCATCCTTACTGAAAGCTGCAACAGCTACCCAGCCGTCACTGCAGTCAAAGAGATCCGACGGGCAGATGGCAAGATCTCTATTTCCCGACCGCTTCCTGTTCTCCCCCGTCATTGACGTGTAAAGCCAGGTCCAGTCGAGGAACCGGATGACATTTTCCACCTGCAGGTAATCGATGAACTGACCCTCACCCGTCCTTTCCCTGTAATTCAATGCAGCTATGATGGCGGCAGCGCACATGAGGCCTGTAATCCAGTCGGCAATCCAGACACCGGATTTGATGGGGCCGCGGTCTTCAAAACCCGTAATGGGGGAGAGGGCTCCCATGCTCTGGGCCACCGCGTCGTAAGAAGCGCGTCCGGTCCAGGGGCCCCAGCTTCCGTAGCCTGAAACGTGAAGCTGAATGATCCTGGGATTGACTTTTTTTAAGTCCTGATAGGCGATTCCCCATTCGGCCATTCTGCCCGGCGTGAGGTTATCGACCACGACATCCGCCTTTTTGACAAGATCCAGGAAAATCTCTTTGGCTTTGGGATTTCCCATGTGCATGCCCACCCAGTATTTGTTGTGGTTCTCGATTTCCAGCCCGGGAGACATGTTTTTCCAGAAGAATGCATAAGGGGTCACAAAACGCATCTGGTCGCCCCTCTGCCCTTCAAACTTGATCACCTCAGCCCCGAATTCAGCCAGATAGTCGCAGGCTGCCGGTCCCAAAACCACATAGCATACTTCCAGAACCCGTATGCCCTTGAGTGGCTCAGGTTTTTCGAAAAGGTGTTCGACATTGAACATTTGTTTCAAAAAGTCCTGGTAAGATCCTCCCTCGTTCATGCACTGAGCTCCTCTAAATGGTGGACATTTGAATTTGCTCTT
This region of Desulforhabdus amnigena genomic DNA includes:
- a CDS encoding CoA transferase — encoded protein: MEDEKIIGMAASEEYARWAHDATNPEDIFHKPEALDDMLVIDASYGSFAGLFASSMLSELGAEVIRIEPPGGDIARKMTPYGMMIKDTGLGYMVEGRNKFHVTLDLNTEEGKEIFRKLANKADVLIETFKPGYLDGLGIGYRQLRETNPGLIYCPIYVYGQFGKDVEKYGNQPDYDITNQARGIIMSITGEPDLDPEVPDAYKRPLKQGNWMGWYAGGGWAGFGILLAMFHKRRTGKGQMVDCSPSEGMLSMSNYVMQYYHMAQKQMPRAGNYDYAVFPYTYVECKDGYTFISGFTDPNWAALCEIMDRPGLQEQFPTIKDRLNPENQPKIQHEIEKFTKNYTTDEMMRIITSYMKRPDRKGTVATGRMESPKEVLEREHWECRKTFLTTHDPYYGEVLVQNSSLKAMSKTPGRIKWVCRPIGADNEFIYQKYLGIGNTKLNALKEKGVV
- a CDS encoding CoA transferase, whose protein sequence is MNEGGSYQDFLKQMFNVEHLFEKPEPLKGIRVLEVCYVVLGPAACDYLAEFGAEVIKFEGQRGDQMRFVTPYAFFWKNMSPGLEIENHNKYWVGMHMGNPKAKEIFLDLVKKADVVVDNLTPGRMAEWGIAYQDLKKVNPRIIQLHVSGYGSWGPWTGRASYDAVAQSMGALSPITGFEDRGPIKSGVWIADWITGLMCAAAIIAALNYRERTGEGQFIDYLQVENVIRFLDWTWLYTSMTGENRKRSGNRDLAICPSDLFDCSDGWVAVAAFSKDEFQGLCQAMGNTALFEKYAEPLDRLRDENARELLSTIAAWVKTKKVEEVEALGNQYGFAATRVLEAKDAYHSEHFRERGTIQQYDDPLYGDMVQDCYPPRLSETPSKVKWSCRPLGFDNDYVLKTLLGFTTDKIKSLEEEGVIFKWNPKIRSHCPPPDWDGKKGIKLG